The following coding sequences are from one Fibrobacter sp. UBA4297 window:
- a CDS encoding methyltransferase, whose protein sequence is MFDFYKNDSIDAVNAKFEAQKIAFAPLSFQAARALRDMGILEEISKSRKKGIIISELAQKLDISLYGVGVLVEMGLGMGAIKLHKDSSEDDLRLTLGKIGFFLLNDEMTQVNMDFSQDICYRGAENLEQSIREGKPAGLPNLGPWKTVYEGLSQLTDQQKKSWFGFDHFYSDLAFPEALPIVFEKLAELKTPRLFDIGGNTAKWAIACCKYNTDVQVSIIDLPGQTAVAEKNAAQAGFKDRIDTIACNVLDDTTEFPQGANAVWMSQFLDCFSLKQITKILTKIHKAATPETDVYVLEPLWDKQRFEAAAYSLQATSLYFTCIANGNSKMYRYEELKKAIEIAGFELKEAHHGVGPNAYSLLRFRKK, encoded by the coding sequence ATGTTCGATTTTTACAAAAACGATTCCATCGACGCTGTAAACGCAAAGTTCGAAGCTCAAAAAATCGCATTCGCCCCACTCAGTTTCCAGGCGGCCCGCGCTCTCAGAGACATGGGCATTTTAGAAGAAATCAGTAAATCCCGCAAAAAGGGCATTATCATTTCTGAACTCGCACAAAAACTGGATATTTCGCTTTACGGCGTGGGCGTTCTTGTGGAGATGGGGCTTGGCATGGGGGCAATCAAGCTCCACAAGGATTCTAGCGAAGATGACTTGCGCCTCACGCTCGGGAAAATCGGATTTTTCCTCTTAAACGACGAAATGACGCAAGTGAACATGGACTTTTCGCAGGACATCTGCTACCGCGGGGCCGAAAATCTCGAGCAGTCCATCCGCGAAGGGAAACCGGCAGGCCTCCCCAACTTAGGTCCGTGGAAAACCGTCTACGAAGGGCTCTCCCAGCTTACCGACCAGCAGAAAAAAAGCTGGTTCGGATTTGACCATTTCTACTCCGACTTGGCATTCCCCGAAGCACTCCCGATTGTATTCGAAAAACTTGCCGAACTGAAGACGCCAAGACTTTTTGACATAGGCGGAAACACAGCCAAATGGGCCATCGCCTGCTGCAAATACAACACGGATGTGCAAGTTTCCATCATCGACCTCCCGGGGCAAACCGCAGTCGCCGAAAAGAACGCCGCACAAGCAGGCTTCAAAGACCGCATTGACACCATCGCCTGTAACGTTCTCGACGACACAACCGAATTCCCGCAAGGCGCAAATGCCGTCTGGATGAGCCAATTTCTAGATTGCTTTTCGCTCAAGCAAATCACAAAAATCTTGACAAAGATCCACAAGGCGGCAACTCCAGAAACAGACGTCTACGTTCTCGAGCCACTTTGGGACAAGCAGCGTTTTGAAGCGGCAGCCTATTCGCTCCAGGCCACCTCGCTTTACTTTACCTGCATCGCGAACGGCAACAGCAAAATGTACCGCTACGAAGAACTCAAGAAAGCCATTGAAATTGCGGGTTTTGAACTCAAGGAAGCACACCACGGCGTGGGCCCGAACGCCTATTCTCTCCTCCGTTTCCGCAAAAAGTAA
- a CDS encoding phosphopantetheine-binding protein, whose product MSDLNTRIKEVMIESLELEDITPADIVDSAPIFGKNAAGEGLGLDSIDALELGIAIKENFGVSFSTVKEETKQHFASVNALAAYISANSKG is encoded by the coding sequence ATGTCTGATTTGAATACCCGTATTAAGGAAGTCATGATTGAGTCCTTGGAACTGGAAGATATTACCCCTGCCGATATTGTGGATTCGGCCCCGATTTTTGGTAAGAATGCCGCTGGTGAAGGACTTGGTCTGGATTCGATTGACGCTTTGGAACTGGGTATTGCCATCAAGGAAAATTTCGGTGTCTCTTTTTCGACGGTCAAGGAAGAGACTAAGCAGCATTTTGCATCGGTAAATGCCCTTGCCGCCTATATTTCTGCAAATTCTAAGGGTTAA
- a CDS encoding acyl carrier protein, whose amino-acid sequence MDKQVIFEKIKAALIEDFDLEENRIVPEARLYEDLELDSIDAVDLIVKLKSFLPRNIDPEAFKKMRTLENVVDGIYNLVQNSESK is encoded by the coding sequence ATGGATAAGCAGGTCATTTTCGAAAAGATTAAGGCAGCCCTTATTGAAGATTTCGACTTGGAAGAAAATCGAATCGTTCCTGAGGCTCGCCTTTACGAAGACTTGGAATTGGATAGCATTGATGCTGTAGATTTGATTGTCAAGCTCAAGTCTTTTTTGCCGAGAAACATCGATCCGGAAGCATTCAAAAAAATGCGTACTCTAGAGAACGTGGTCGATGGTATCTATAATCTTGTTCAAAATTCGGAATCTAAGTAA
- a CDS encoding AMP-binding protein — protein MKRVAGKIFFTAISVLYPVLVYCGIRYWGLSPRRMSLMLMALGFYQFLNFTRSKSKVDRGRTGVFVALILLCAFVAFFANNILFVKFYPVLVNLSLLAFFGFTLWRPPSFAFRMACLGDKNLMVSPSFNAVERYCNKVTFAWCIFFIVNGTVAAFTVFVGSDKIWSLYNGLISYILIGLFFIVEYLVRKRVHGKMQSYVPVCDLELNSRPDGALVSFGKNDSERKTWGDFVSDVSKVRYYLEARENVPWILHCEDSYYFTVSLLSMLQSGRKALVTANRQEAFIKEIKKPEYGFLTDEPFAGGVAGANEMPATLIQDVLASENALRLDGDNNCEVKFGKFDKSKAEMIMYTSGTTGEPKAVYKRFLQFENELFELVKVFGNDWVNRKVYSTVNHHHIYGLLFTALLPIATGLPFRRHRIDFPTELSNIAGDAAVIASSPAFLKRLSAESDKPIDFKCTPIIYSSGGPLPEEVARKACELTGFWTMEIYGSTETGGIAYRQSKNGPVWKPFEVCKMSVAENGCLNIKSSYILEAEGFTTGDLVDLYEDGRFLLKGRSDSIVKIEEKRISLPEVEMRLKQTGLVQDVRVVPMVGKRQYLAAAIVLNEAGRTKFAGLPKLAINNYFHDYLLKFIENTVSPKKWRYLEELPQNTEGKIRMRDIQALFGLAESPNFKILKFRREPGALTAKLLFPATSDYYDGHFPEFKLLPAVVQVDMVLRLARNFLDVPKELSKMNRTRFANPILPDVPVVVKITYNVDAGKVTFAYTSEDGETSYSNGSLVMNTSADDVAEGENRG, from the coding sequence ATGAAACGAGTTGCGGGAAAGATTTTCTTTACCGCGATTTCTGTTTTGTATCCGGTACTTGTCTATTGCGGAATTAGGTACTGGGGACTTTCTCCTCGGCGCATGAGCTTGATGCTTATGGCGCTTGGCTTTTACCAGTTCTTGAATTTTACGCGTAGCAAGTCGAAGGTGGACCGTGGGCGCACCGGTGTTTTCGTTGCTTTGATTTTGCTGTGTGCATTTGTCGCATTTTTTGCAAATAACATTTTATTTGTCAAGTTTTATCCGGTGCTTGTGAACTTGAGCTTGCTTGCGTTTTTTGGCTTTACATTGTGGCGACCGCCGAGTTTTGCGTTCCGTATGGCATGCCTTGGCGACAAGAATTTGATGGTTTCTCCGTCGTTTAATGCGGTGGAGCGTTATTGCAATAAGGTGACTTTTGCATGGTGCATCTTTTTTATTGTGAACGGAACTGTTGCCGCTTTTACAGTTTTTGTGGGTTCCGATAAGATTTGGTCGTTGTACAATGGACTTATTTCTTACATTTTAATTGGTTTATTTTTTATAGTGGAATATTTGGTTCGAAAAAGGGTTCATGGAAAAATGCAATCTTATGTTCCTGTTTGTGACTTGGAGCTTAACTCCCGCCCGGATGGAGCGCTAGTAAGTTTTGGAAAGAATGACTCTGAGCGCAAGACTTGGGGTGATTTTGTGAGTGATGTTTCCAAGGTGCGTTATTACTTGGAAGCTCGTGAGAATGTGCCGTGGATTTTGCATTGCGAAGATTCGTATTACTTTACGGTGTCTTTGCTCTCGATGCTCCAGAGCGGGCGCAAGGCGCTTGTGACTGCGAATCGTCAAGAAGCTTTTATCAAGGAAATCAAGAAGCCGGAGTATGGGTTCTTGACGGATGAACCGTTTGCTGGTGGTGTTGCTGGCGCGAACGAAATGCCGGCGACTTTGATCCAGGATGTGCTTGCTAGTGAAAATGCGCTCCGCTTGGATGGTGACAATAATTGCGAAGTCAAGTTCGGCAAGTTTGACAAGTCCAAGGCCGAAATGATAATGTACACGTCGGGCACGACGGGTGAACCGAAGGCTGTGTACAAGCGATTTTTGCAATTTGAAAATGAGCTTTTCGAGCTTGTGAAAGTTTTTGGGAATGACTGGGTGAATCGCAAGGTTTATAGCACGGTCAACCATCACCATATTTACGGTTTGTTGTTTACGGCGCTTTTACCGATTGCAACCGGGCTCCCGTTCCGCAGGCACCGTATTGATTTCCCGACAGAACTTTCAAATATTGCAGGGGATGCCGCGGTAATTGCTTCGAGCCCTGCGTTCTTGAAACGTTTATCTGCAGAATCGGATAAGCCGATTGACTTTAAATGTACTCCGATTATTTATTCATCCGGAGGTCCGCTCCCTGAAGAGGTGGCGCGCAAGGCTTGTGAACTGACGGGATTTTGGACAATGGAAATTTACGGCAGTACAGAAACTGGTGGCATTGCATATAGGCAATCCAAGAATGGTCCAGTGTGGAAACCGTTTGAAGTTTGTAAGATGAGCGTTGCCGAAAATGGTTGCTTGAATATAAAGTCAAGTTATATTTTGGAAGCAGAAGGCTTTACGACGGGCGATTTGGTGGACCTTTATGAAGATGGTCGATTCTTGCTCAAGGGTCGTTCTGATTCGATTGTGAAGATTGAAGAAAAACGCATTTCGCTCCCGGAAGTGGAAATGCGATTGAAGCAGACGGGCTTGGTACAAGATGTGCGCGTGGTGCCGATGGTGGGTAAACGCCAGTATTTGGCGGCGGCGATTGTTTTAAACGAGGCTGGACGTACAAAGTTTGCAGGTTTGCCGAAACTTGCTATCAATAATTATTTCCACGATTACTTGCTTAAGTTTATCGAAAATACGGTTTCACCGAAGAAGTGGCGTTATCTCGAAGAACTTCCGCAGAATACGGAAGGCAAGATTCGCATGCGCGATATCCAGGCTCTGTTTGGTCTTGCTGAAAGTCCGAATTTCAAGATTCTCAAGTTCCGCCGTGAACCGGGCGCTTTGACCGCGAAGCTTTTGTTCCCGGCAACGAGCGATTATTACGATGGGCATTTCCCGGAATTTAAGTTGTTGCCTGCGGTGGTGCAAGTGGATATGGTGTTGCGCTTGGCTCGGAATTTCTTGGATGTGCCAAAAGAACTTTCCAAGATGAACCGTACGCGTTTTGCGAACCCGATTTTGCCAGACGTACCCGTAGTAGTGAAAATTACATACAACGTGGATGCGGGTAAAGTAACGTTTGCGTACACAAGTGAAGATGGTGAAACTTCGTATTCTAATGGTTCGTTGGTGATGAATACTTCAGCAGATGATGTTGCCGAGGGCGAAAATCGTGGATAA
- a CDS encoding glycosyltransferase family 2 protein, with product MDNAVKVCAIVPVYRHEKASRHVVKSLVDLDIPVILIDDGNAPEGHEILAQIAKEFANVELVTHKCNLGKGAAMRSGMDAAIVAGFTHALQVDADGQHDMKAIPFFINETKEHPEDLICGYPEYDESVPKAREQGRKITNFWVAIETLSLKIPDAMCGFRVYPLKTSWPVMKRLHNNRMGFDIEIIVRLAWAGVPMRFFPVKVNYPKDGVSNFRMFHDNVVISMTHTMLCFGMFFRLPLILSRRLFKKKKL from the coding sequence GTGGATAATGCGGTGAAAGTTTGCGCCATTGTGCCTGTTTATCGCCACGAAAAAGCATCGCGCCATGTCGTGAAATCGCTTGTCGATTTGGACATTCCTGTGATTCTCATTGACGATGGAAATGCTCCTGAAGGTCATGAAATTCTAGCACAGATTGCAAAAGAATTTGCGAATGTCGAACTTGTGACGCATAAATGCAATCTCGGCAAAGGCGCTGCGATGCGTTCCGGCATGGATGCTGCTATTGTGGCGGGATTCACGCATGCTTTGCAAGTAGATGCCGATGGCCAACACGATATGAAGGCGATTCCGTTTTTTATAAACGAGACGAAGGAACATCCTGAAGACTTGATTTGCGGTTACCCGGAATACGATGAATCTGTACCCAAGGCTCGTGAACAGGGTCGTAAGATTACGAATTTCTGGGTGGCGATTGAAACGCTTTCGCTCAAAATTCCTGATGCCATGTGCGGTTTCCGTGTGTATCCGCTTAAGACGTCTTGGCCGGTGATGAAACGTTTGCACAACAATCGTATGGGTTTCGATATCGAAATTATTGTTAGGCTTGCGTGGGCAGGCGTGCCGATGCGCTTTTTCCCGGTGAAGGTAAATTACCCGAAAGATGGCGTTTCGAACTTTAGAATGTTCCATGACAACGTTGTGATTTCGATGACGCATACGATGCTTTGCTTTGGCATGTTTTTTAGGCTCCCTTTGATTTTGTCTCGTCGCTTGTTTAAAAAGAAAAAGTTATGA
- a CDS encoding lipid A biosynthesis acyltransferase, translated as MSKHWSEIEEVGGSVWHFRFMLWVVCHLPLFLVEFCTAVICFFFWIGAAPVRARSKIYLEHLRKLGVRVGAFGTYKHILSFALSMVEKLLGWKGAIKLNQIESQSDDLQKLVSQMNQGQGAFLLCSHLGNVEMLRSLTEYGEFHTSRKFQVFPVVDLSGSKKFNALLRELNPELMENVIDANSMDVDSAIWMKEKIAGGNLVVIAGDRTSSHTRSRVLETKFLGETANFPEGAFSLAGILNAPVYFVFAIRKHDFNIRSAYEMHVVRAKTSLDCSRKERPERLKKLLQEYTGLLERLCKEHPYQWYNFYNFWEN; from the coding sequence ATGAGCAAGCATTGGTCCGAAATTGAAGAAGTGGGCGGAAGTGTTTGGCATTTCCGTTTTATGCTTTGGGTCGTGTGCCATTTGCCGCTTTTTCTTGTTGAATTCTGTACGGCTGTAATATGCTTCTTTTTCTGGATTGGTGCAGCTCCTGTTCGGGCTCGTTCGAAAATTTATTTGGAACATTTGCGCAAATTGGGCGTGCGCGTGGGTGCGTTTGGAACGTATAAGCATATTCTTTCGTTTGCGCTCTCGATGGTTGAAAAATTGCTTGGCTGGAAGGGGGCTATCAAACTCAATCAGATTGAATCGCAAAGTGATGATTTGCAAAAGCTCGTGTCGCAAATGAATCAAGGACAAGGTGCTTTTTTGCTTTGTTCGCATTTGGGTAATGTGGAAATGCTCCGTTCGCTCACTGAATATGGCGAGTTCCATACATCACGAAAGTTTCAGGTTTTCCCGGTAGTCGATTTGTCGGGATCGAAAAAGTTCAATGCGCTTTTGCGTGAACTGAATCCGGAATTGATGGAAAATGTAATTGATGCCAATTCCATGGATGTGGATTCTGCCATTTGGATGAAAGAGAAAATTGCTGGCGGAAATCTTGTGGTGATTGCAGGGGACCGCACATCCTCCCATACACGCAGTCGCGTGCTAGAAACGAAGTTTCTGGGAGAAACAGCGAACTTCCCGGAAGGAGCCTTTTCGTTGGCGGGCATTTTAAACGCTCCCGTTTACTTTGTATTTGCAATTCGCAAACATGACTTTAATATCCGTTCTGCTTACGAAATGCATGTGGTGCGGGCTAAAACGTCTTTGGACTGCTCACGTAAAGAGCGTCCGGAGCGTTTGAAAAAGCTTTTGCAGGAATACACTGGGTTGTTGGAAAGGTTGTGCAAGGAACATCCTTACCAGTGGTATAATTTTTACAATTTTTGGGAAAATTAA
- a CDS encoding HAL/PAL/TAL family ammonia-lyase has product MKTVVVGNGKLSIEDVVAIAKKQVAVELDSSAEFQRKIDSGAEFLDEALAEHGGIYGVTTGYGDSCTQVLPPEHYSQLPINLTRFHGCGLGDYFDAETTRAIMAVRLNTLAQGFSGVSYALLKIITQFLQNDILPLIPQEGSVGASGDLTPLSYLAGAVIGERDVMYKGERRSSLDVMKELGITPHKFRPKEAIAIMNGTAAMNAVACMAYSRAEYLSDLACRITAMITVAMKGNAYHYYERLFEAKPHPGLGLSAKKIREALNLEVAKNVVPEKIQDPYSLRCAPHVIGLFYDSSAFLRQLIEIELNSANDNPIVDPFTKNIFHGGHFYGGHICLAMDTLKNMVANIADLLDRQLAMIVDIKFNRNLPPNLAGSKGDYDINHGFKAVQIGVSAWTAEALHLTMPMSVFSRSTECHNQDKVSMGTIAARDCIRVLELSEQVAAAVLLASAQALRIRLERGEISEDRIKNLKNTYDQVFSKFAPLECDRQLEQDLRNTLELIRQKFYAV; this is encoded by the coding sequence ATGAAAACTGTAGTTGTAGGAAACGGTAAACTCTCAATTGAAGATGTGGTTGCGATTGCTAAAAAGCAAGTCGCGGTAGAACTCGACAGTTCTGCGGAATTTCAGAGAAAGATTGATTCCGGTGCGGAATTCTTGGATGAGGCTCTTGCGGAACATGGCGGCATTTATGGAGTGACAACGGGGTATGGCGACTCTTGCACGCAAGTGTTGCCGCCGGAACATTATAGCCAACTCCCAATCAATTTGACACGTTTTCATGGTTGCGGTCTCGGTGATTATTTTGATGCAGAGACGACTCGCGCGATTATGGCAGTGCGCTTGAATACGCTTGCGCAGGGCTTTTCGGGCGTGAGCTATGCGCTTTTGAAAATCATTACGCAGTTTTTGCAGAACGACATTTTACCGCTCATTCCGCAGGAAGGTTCCGTGGGCGCAAGTGGCGACTTGACTCCGCTTTCGTACTTGGCGGGGGCCGTGATTGGCGAACGCGATGTGATGTACAAGGGCGAACGCCGCTCTTCTTTGGATGTGATGAAGGAACTCGGAATTACTCCGCATAAGTTCCGCCCGAAAGAAGCGATTGCTATCATGAACGGTACTGCGGCGATGAATGCTGTCGCTTGTATGGCATATTCTCGTGCAGAATATCTTTCTGACCTTGCTTGCCGAATTACAGCAATGATTACGGTTGCCATGAAGGGCAATGCGTACCACTATTATGAACGCTTGTTCGAAGCAAAACCGCATCCGGGTCTTGGACTTTCTGCAAAGAAAATTCGTGAAGCCTTGAATCTTGAAGTCGCGAAGAATGTGGTTCCTGAAAAAATCCAGGACCCGTATTCTTTGCGTTGTGCTCCGCATGTGATTGGACTTTTCTATGATTCTAGTGCGTTCTTGCGCCAGCTGATTGAAATTGAACTCAATAGCGCCAACGATAATCCGATTGTCGATCCGTTCACAAAGAACATTTTCCACGGTGGGCATTTCTATGGCGGCCATATTTGTCTTGCGATGGATACGCTCAAGAACATGGTTGCAAACATTGCTGATTTGTTGGATCGTCAGCTCGCGATGATTGTCGATATCAAGTTCAACCGCAATTTGCCGCCGAATCTTGCAGGGAGCAAGGGCGATTACGATATCAATCACGGCTTTAAGGCGGTGCAGATAGGTGTTTCGGCTTGGACTGCCGAAGCATTGCATTTGACAATGCCGATGAGCGTGTTCAGCCGTTCGACGGAATGCCACAACCAGGACAAGGTCAGCATGGGGACGATTGCTGCCCGTGATTGCATCCGTGTGCTGGAACTTTCGGAACAGGTGGCTGCTGCTGTACTGTTGGCTTCGGCCCAGGCTCTCCGCATCCGCTTGGAACGAGGTGAAATTTCGGAAGACCGCATCAAGAATCTGAAAAATACTTATGATCAGGTGTTCTCCAAGTTTGCACCTCTTGAATGCGACCGTCAGTTGGAGCAGGATTTGCGCAATACGTTGGAGCTTATTCGCCAGAAATTTTACGCTGTATAA
- a CDS encoding acyl-CoA thioesterase, whose product MAVKKIKETIEFQVEFYDVDSMQVAWHGNYVKFMEVARCALLRKIGYDYNEMTRSGYIWPVVDLHIKYIRPMVFMQRIRAEVTLVEYEVCMKLSYKFMDAETGAVLTKAESTQMAVDMKTKDSLWACPACFVDKVRAFLANDKVV is encoded by the coding sequence ATGGCTGTGAAAAAAATTAAGGAAACGATCGAATTCCAAGTTGAATTTTACGATGTCGATTCTATGCAGGTGGCGTGGCATGGCAATTATGTAAAGTTCATGGAAGTCGCCCGTTGCGCTCTTTTACGTAAAATTGGCTATGATTACAACGAAATGACGCGTAGCGGTTACATCTGGCCCGTTGTAGATTTGCATATTAAGTATATCCGTCCGATGGTTTTTATGCAGAGAATTCGTGCCGAGGTGACGCTTGTGGAATACGAAGTCTGCATGAAACTTTCATACAAGTTTATGGATGCCGAAACGGGTGCGGTGCTCACAAAAGCAGAAAGTACCCAAATGGCGGTGGATATGAAAACGAAGGATTCGCTTTGGGCGTGCCCAGCTTGCTTTGTGGACAAGGTCAGAGCGTTCTTGGCAAACGATAAGGTGGTGTAA
- a CDS encoding outer membrane lipoprotein carrier protein LolA, with protein MFSRNVGILLLTVLLGIGSSMAGVFDCPLSAKNRLELEKSLAKVMDYQVATGDFKQTKTIQKLNREFVSTGTFRISKKAGIIWKTQKPMFSELAIHNAGVVERDANGQIRTLLPKENPIFAEVSNNIQSLFSGKITELEKNFKVFYEKKSCGFRIGLIPREAMVRMLVDNVVMDACKNVDRIIITDGEKIPTTLDFLNYKVSQK; from the coding sequence ATGTTCAGTCGAAATGTTGGCATTTTGCTTTTGACTGTTTTGCTTGGCATTGGGTCATCAATGGCCGGTGTCTTTGATTGTCCGTTGAGTGCAAAAAATAGGCTTGAGCTTGAAAAATCTTTGGCGAAAGTCATGGATTATCAGGTGGCTACGGGTGATTTTAAGCAGACCAAGACAATCCAAAAGCTCAATCGCGAATTTGTTTCGACAGGGACGTTCCGCATTTCAAAGAAGGCGGGAATTATCTGGAAAACGCAAAAGCCTATGTTTTCCGAACTCGCCATCCATAACGCAGGCGTTGTCGAACGCGATGCTAATGGACAAATTCGCACATTGCTGCCAAAGGAAAATCCAATCTTTGCAGAAGTTTCGAATAATATCCAGTCGCTTTTTTCTGGGAAAATCACGGAATTGGAGAAGAATTTTAAAGTCTTTTATGAAAAGAAATCTTGTGGCTTTAGAATTGGACTGATTCCGCGTGAGGCGATGGTTCGCATGCTTGTAGATAATGTCGTGATGGATGCCTGCAAAAACGTCGATAGGATTATTATTACGGATGGCGAAAAAATTCCAACGACTTTGGATTTTCTGAATTATAAGGTCTCACAAAAATGA
- a CDS encoding MMPL family transporter produces the protein MKNVGGKELNAKSGIILWVVIHAILIVLGISVPWKMDSDLYSILPDSNEIKNVSAAEKTLSSRSMRNITVLVGHENFEVARKVAASLDSIFKGDSSIEESRLYVDEKTLNETREFLFEHRYTIQGEDVREAFFNLNHKFLELAALQKIYGSFSMANLNRLDEDPYLLGEASFDNFMKKTLTSSTHFSLRDGVLAAQDSGMTYVMWNAVLSENVSSLATDDHVIGRLNHVLDSLENANLGLRISASGVPFHSYESSSEAKREVAWISGVSIVLILLLLLYVFRSAVPILATLSTIAVAIFTALSFTWFVFGNVHVFTFVFGTSVIGVSIDYAVHFFTNWKSGVSNVRSKIFKGLLLGFLTTEVSYVALTFADFTLLRQMAVFSIVGLLSSFLTITLLFHAVFEKPRNVRTKNEAIAVKNLPLSVPKNFIKCYSDLPTWVIVLFFVFFAIALVPGLRALNIHTDLGSLYSMSDKLKAGEALNRKLNDIGISSNYFIVDGETEQDVLEQEELLTERLLQAEKKNLLKSHLAVSSFIPSQTTQRKTFENVQKLLNDDLTKEYLTSVGVQNDSLLDASLKETPKYVGLEDLNQFPSSIRSMVEMLWVGAIENPQGKKFYSAVFPLHATDAFDAKKIAKNMPHVYVVNKMQNINESFTKISRVSLMLVGLAYIVMFIILVFVYKFTGALIILRAPVLASFFAASVFGYAGIEFNFFAIVGVILTLGIGIDYALFFRDGGRQKSVTALAVMLSAATTLISFGGLVYSGFTPVWTFGLAVLLGISCCFLLSPLSAKR, from the coding sequence ATGAAAAATGTTGGAGGGAAGGAATTGAACGCAAAATCGGGAATTATCCTGTGGGTGGTGATTCACGCCATCTTGATTGTTCTCGGCATTTCTGTGCCGTGGAAGATGGATTCCGACTTGTATTCGATATTGCCGGATTCCAACGAAATCAAGAATGTGAGCGCTGCTGAAAAAACGCTCAGCTCTCGTTCTATGCGCAACATAACGGTACTTGTTGGGCATGAAAATTTTGAAGTGGCTCGCAAAGTTGCCGCCTCTCTCGATAGCATTTTCAAGGGCGACTCCTCCATTGAGGAATCACGACTTTATGTTGACGAAAAGACGCTGAATGAAACTCGCGAATTTCTATTCGAACATCGTTATACAATCCAGGGGGAAGATGTTCGTGAAGCGTTCTTTAATTTGAATCATAAATTTTTGGAACTTGCTGCGTTGCAAAAAATCTATGGTTCGTTTTCTATGGCGAATTTAAATCGCCTGGATGAAGACCCGTATTTGCTTGGCGAAGCCTCCTTTGATAATTTCATGAAAAAAACGCTAACGTCGTCTACGCATTTTAGTTTGCGAGATGGTGTACTTGCGGCGCAAGATTCTGGCATGACGTACGTGATGTGGAACGCAGTGCTTTCTGAAAACGTATCATCTCTTGCAACTGATGATCATGTAATCGGCCGTTTGAATCATGTGCTCGATTCTTTGGAAAATGCGAATTTAGGATTGCGTATTTCAGCTTCGGGCGTGCCGTTCCACAGTTACGAAAGCTCGAGTGAGGCTAAGCGCGAAGTGGCTTGGATTTCGGGCGTGTCTATTGTATTGATTTTGCTGTTGCTGCTTTACGTGTTCCGTTCGGCGGTTCCGATTTTGGCAACACTTTCTACAATTGCGGTTGCCATTTTTACGGCGCTTTCGTTTACGTGGTTCGTGTTTGGCAATGTTCATGTGTTTACGTTTGTCTTTGGCACGAGCGTCATAGGCGTGAGTATCGATTATGCGGTACATTTCTTTACGAATTGGAAGTCGGGAGTGAGCAATGTCCGTTCCAAAATTTTCAAGGGATTGTTGCTTGGGTTCTTGACAACAGAAGTAAGCTATGTGGCGCTCACCTTTGCCGATTTTACATTGCTGCGCCAGATGGCTGTGTTCTCAATCGTCGGGCTTTTGAGCTCGTTCTTGACGATAACGCTTTTGTTCCACGCTGTATTTGAAAAACCGAGAAATGTTAGAACGAAAAATGAAGCTATTGCTGTAAAGAATCTCCCGCTATCTGTTCCTAAAAATTTCATAAAGTGCTATTCGGATTTACCCACATGGGTTATCGTTCTTTTCTTTGTCTTTTTTGCAATTGCTTTGGTACCTGGGCTTCGTGCACTCAACATCCATACGGATTTGGGTAGCCTTTATTCGATGAGTGATAAGCTTAAGGCGGGGGAGGCTCTGAATAGAAAATTGAATGATATTGGTATTTCGTCAAACTATTTTATTGTAGATGGTGAGACTGAACAGGATGTTTTAGAACAGGAAGAACTGCTTACGGAACGCCTCTTGCAAGCCGAAAAGAAAAATTTGTTAAAGTCTCATTTAGCGGTATCGAGCTTTATTCCTTCGCAAACGACGCAGAGAAAGACTTTTGAAAATGTCCAAAAGTTGCTTAATGATGATTTGACGAAAGAATATCTGACGAGCGTTGGCGTGCAGAACGATTCTTTGCTTGATGCAAGTTTAAAAGAAACGCCGAAATATGTAGGACTCGAGGACTTGAATCAATTCCCATCTTCAATTCGTTCAATGGTTGAAATGCTTTGGGTGGGTGCTATTGAAAATCCGCAAGGAAAAAAGTTTTATAGCGCTGTTTTCCCGTTGCATGCGACGGATGCTTTTGATGCAAAAAAAATCGCTAAAAATATGCCTCACGTTTATGTTGTGAACAAAATGCAGAATATCAATGAATCATTTACGAAAATATCCCGAGTTTCGCTGATGCTTGTCGGATTGGCTTATATTGTGATGTTCATTATTCTTGTTTTTGTGTACAAATTTACAGGTGCGTTGATAATTTTGCGAGCCCCGGTCTTGGCAAGTTTTTTTGCGGCTTCGGTCTTTGGGTATGCCGGGATTGAATTCAATTTCTTTGCCATTGTCGGTGTCATTTTAACGCTCGGCATAGGTATTGACTATGCTCTGTTCTTCAGGGATGGCGGTCGACAAAAATCGGTTACTGCTCTTGCGGTGATGCTTTCTGCAGCAACGACGCTCATCTCGTTCGGGGGCCTCGTGTATAGTGGCTTTACTCCGGTTTGGACGTTTGGCTTAGCGGTGTTGCTTGGCATTTCTTGCTGTTTCCTGCTATCTCCGCTCAGCGCCAAACGTTAA